In one Misgurnus anguillicaudatus chromosome 1, ASM2758022v2, whole genome shotgun sequence genomic region, the following are encoded:
- the fbxo7 gene encoding F-box only protein 7, whose amino-acid sequence MKLRVKLNKQIHRLQLDGPDPTLSDLSDRIRDTLLSEWGLRSDVEFNLSLNGKEALVDTGQTLSSCGVVSGDMISVILPKGSPQQERPEPQNNSNAAVQQEQRLTDTTGTREMAGHTEKDAEQEQWVEGDEGGVASEGSAPPPLLCCETMEGLIPHALERLLDSASCQNPSDCLMLATHLMLLETGFSPQGSSVNSGEMPIGWRAAGGVYRIQYGHPLLENSVVTVVAVPMGQTLVINSVLKMDRSLESSHKVILKPDAYVTPEWAGGTTAVVYRDLQKLSRLFKDQLVYPLMAAARQALGLPALFGLAVLPPELLLRVLRLLDVSSLVSLSAACRDLNAATQDPSLWRHLLHRDFRVCFPAGTQHKDTYWRNLYKQKYKQRKEMERMSRCRFYPPHLPPIYPLAPIPPEPLPLYPYPPGIIGGDYDQTPIVLPRPRFDPIGPLPGHLPGAGVSTGRRPLRPGGNRPVDIRRGFI is encoded by the exons ATGAAGCTGCGGGTGAAACTCAACAAACAGATCCACAGACTACAGCTGGACGGTCCGGATCCGACCCTGTCTGATCTCAGTGATCGGATCAGAGACACTCTTCTGTCTGAGTGGGGTTTGCG CTCTGATGTGGAGTTTAATCTGTCTCTGAATGGAAAGGAGGCTCTGGTGGACACAGGACAAACTCTCTCCTCCTGTGGTGTTGTTTCTGGTGATATGATCAGTGTGATTTTGCCTAAAGGCAGCCCTCAGCAGGAACGACCTGAGCCACAAAACAACAGCAATGCAGCTGTCCAGCAGGAACAAAGGCTAACGGATACGACCGGCACACGTGAGATG GCTGGACACACTGAGAAAGATGCTGAGCAGGAGCAGTGGGTGGAGGGAGATGAGGGGGGAGTGGCATCAGAAGGCTCCGCCCCTCCACCGCTGCTCTGCTGTGAGACTATGGAGGGTTTGATTCCCCACGCTCTGGAGAGGCTGCTGGACTCGGCGAGCTGTCAGAACCCATCAGACTGTCTGATGCTGGCGACACATCTGATGCTGCTGGAGACTGGCTTTAGTCCACAG GGTTCTAGCGTGAACTCGGGGGAGATGCCGATTGGCTGGCGGGCAGCAGGGGGCGTTTACAGGATTCAGTATGGCCACCCACTTCTGGAGAACAGCGTGGTTACGGTGGTCGCTGTGCCGATGGGTCAAACGCTCGTCATTAACT CTGTACTAAAGATGGACAGAAGTTTGGAGAGCTCTCATAAAGTAATCCTGAAACCAGATGCTTATGTGACACCTGAGTGGGCAG gTGGTACTACAGCTGTGGTCTATAGAGACTTACAGAAACTCTCTCGTCTCTTTAAAGATCAGCTGGTGTATCCGCTCATGGCTGCTGCCAGACAGG CGTTGGGACTACCCGCTCTCTTCGGTCTGGCTGTTCTTCCTCCCGAGCTGCTGTTACGTGTTTTGCGTCTGCTGGACGTCTCATCTCTCGTCTCGCTGTCGGCTGCGTGTCGAGACCTGAATGCTGCGACTCAGGATCCTTCGCTCTGGAGACACCTGCTCCACAGAGACTTCAGGG TGTGTTTTCCTGCAGGCACTCAGCACAAAGATACATACTGGAGAAAC ctttacaaacaaaaatataaacagaggaAGGAGATGGAGCGAATGAGCAGATGCAGGTTTTACCCACCCCACCTCCCTCCAATTTACCCTCTTGCCCCCATCCCACCTGAACCCCTTCCCCTCTACCCCTACCCTCCTGGCATTATCGGTGGAGATTATGACCAAACACCCATCGTCCTACCCCGCCCACGATTTGATCCCATCGGTCCGCTCCCAGGTCATCTCCCGGGTGCGGGCGTTTCCACAGGCCGGCGGCCTCTGAGACCGGGAGGAAATCGACCGGTGGACATCAGGAGAGGATTTATCTGA
- the echdc3 gene encoding enoyl-CoA hydratase domain-containing protein 3, mitochondrial, translated as MILSGFYRVSNLLKSKSKLCRVWTRNVKSESSSLTLRQQQNGIRRIILNNPKKRNALSLPMLESLRENILIDSESEDLRVIIISAQGPVFSSGHDLKELTSTQGQEYHSKVFHTCTEVMNLIQDIPVPVIAMVNGVATAAGCQLVASCDIAVATDKSTFATPGVNVGLFCSTPGVALGRAVPRKVAMEMLFTGRPISAHDALLHGLISKVVREERLEEETLAVARRVCESSRPVVALGKAAFYKQMSQGRDAAYASACAAMLENLTLRDGQEGIRAFLEKRHPVWSNSPEKVNT; from the exons ATGATTTTAAGTGGATTTTACAGAGTGTCAAATCTTCTGAAGTCCAAGAGTAAGTTGTGTAGGGTGTGGACGAGAAATGTAAAGTCTGAATCTTCATCTCTGACTCTGAGACAACAGCAGAACGGAATCAG GAGGATTATTTTGAATAATCCTAAAAAGAGGAATGCTTTGTCTCTACCCATGCTGGAATCTCTGAGAGAAAACATCCTGATAGACTCTGAGAGTGAAGACCTGCGTGTGATCATTATATCAG ctcAGGGTCCAGTGTTTTCTTCAGGTCATGATCTGAAGGAGTTAACCTCCACACAGGGTCAAGAGTACCACAGCAAGGTGTTTCACACATGTACAGag GTCATGAATCTGATTCAGGATATTCCAGTGCCAGTCATTGCTATGGTCAATGGGGTCGCCACTGCTGCAGGTTGCCAGTTAGTTGCCAGCTGTGATATTGCCGTAGCAACAGATAAATCGACTTTTGCCACTCCTGGAGTTAACGTGGGTCTGTTCTGCTCCACCCCGGGCGTGGCGTTAGGGCGAGCTGTACCTAGAAAG GTTGCCATGGAGATGTTATTCACGGGTCGACCCATCTCGGCTCATGACGCCCTGCTGCATGGGCTGATCAGTAAGGTGGTAAGAGAGGAGCGGTTAGAGGAAGAGACGCTGGCCGTGGCCAGACGGGTGTGCGAGTCCAGCCGACCTGTGGTCGCTCTGGGTAAAGCAGCGTTTTACAAGCAGATGTCTCAGGGTCGAGATGCAGCGTACGCATCTGCCTGCGCTGCAATGCTGGAGAATCTGACGCTTCGGGATGGGCAAGAGGGAATCAGGGCATTCCTGGAAAAACGACACCCGGTCTGGAGCAACAGCCCTGAGAAAGTCAACACGTGA
- the rtcb gene encoding RNA-splicing ligase RtcB homolog yields MSRSYNDELQYLDKIHKNCWRIKKGFVPNMQVEGIFYVNEPLEKLMFEELRNACRGGGFGGFLPAMKQIGNVAALPGIVHRSIGLPDVHSGYGFAIGNMAAFDMDNPDAVVSPGGVGFDINCGVRLLRTNLDEGDVQPVKEQLAQSLFDHIPVGVGSKGVIPMSAKDLEEALEMGVDWSLREGYAWAEDKEHCEEYGRMLQADPTKVSSKAKKRGLPQLGTLGAGNHYAEIQVVDEIYNDYAAKKMGIDHKGQVCVMIHSGSRGLGHQVATDALVAMERAMKQDNITVNDRQLACARIMSREGQDYLKGMAAAGNYAWVNRSSMTFLTRQAFSKVFNTTPDDLDMHVIYDVSHNIAKVEEHMVDGKQKTLLVHRKGSTRAFPPHHPLIPVDYQLTGQPVLIGGTMGTCSYVLTGTEQGMTETFGTTCHGAGRALSRAKSRRNLDFQDVLDKLADMGIAIRVASPKLVMEEAPESYKNVTDVVDTCHDAGISKKAIKLRPIAVIKG; encoded by the exons ATGAGTCGCTCTTATAACGATGAGCTCCAGTATCTGGATAAAATTCACAAGAACTGCTGGAGGATCAAGAAAGGTTTCGTGCCAAACATGCAG GTGGAGGGAATTTTCTATGTAAATGAGCCTTTGGAGAAGCTGATGTTTGAAGAGTTGAGAAACGCTTGTCGTGGAGGAG GTTTTGGAGGATTTCTGCCTGCCATGAAGCAAATTGGAAATGTTGCTGCTCTTCCAGGAATTGTACAT AGGTCTATTGGATTACCTGACGTTCACTCTGGATATGGGTTTGCTATTGGAAACATGGCTGCGTTTGACATGGACAATCCAGACGCGGTCGTCTCTCCTG GTGGTGTGGGGTTCGATATCAACTGTGGCGTTCGACTGCTGCGGACAAACCTAGATGAGGGCGACGTGCAGCCGGTTAAAGAGCAGCTGGCACAGTCCTTGTTTGACCATATTCCTGTCGGCGTCGGATCCAAGGGCGTCATTCCGATGAGTGCAAA AGACCTGGAGGAGGCTCTGGAGATGGGTGTGGATTGGTCATTGAGGGAGGGATACGCCTGGGCCGAGGATAAAGAACACTGTGAGGAATACGGCAGGATGCTGCAGGCCGATCCCACGAAAGTCTCTTCCAAAGCCAAGAAGAGAGGCCTGCCACAG TTGGGTACACTGGGTGCAGGAAATCACTACGCTGAAATTCAGGTGGTAGATGAGATCTATAATGACTATGCAGCAAAGAAGATGGGCATCGACCACAAGGGACAGGTGTGCGTGATGATCCACAGCGGCAGTCGAGGCCTTGGCCATCAGGTGGCGACAG ATGCTCTGGTTGCCATGGAGAGGGCCATGAAGCAAGATAACATCACAGTAAATGATCGTCAGCTGGCTTGTGCTCGCATCATGTCTCGTGAAGGTCAAGACTATCTGAAGGGAATGGCCGCCGCGGGCAACTACGCCTGGGTTAACCGATCCTCAATGACTTTCCTCACTCGCCAG gccttttccaaagtgttcaACACCACACCGGATGATCTGGACATGCACGTCATCTACGACGTCTCGCACAACATCGCCAAGGTTGAGGAGCACATGGTGGATGGTAAACAGAAGACACTTCTGGTGCACAGGAAGGGCTCGACCCGAGCGTTTCCTCCTCATCATCCACTCATACCCGTCGACTATCAG TTAACCGGTCAGCCAGTTCTAATTGGAGGCACTATGGGCACCTGTAGTTACGTGTTGACGGGAACAGAGCAGGGCATGACCGAGACCTTCGGTACCACATGTCACGGCGCA GGTCGAGCGCTGTCCAGAGCCAAATCCAGAAGGAATCTGGACTTCCAGGATGTTCTGGATAAACTGGCAGACATGGGAATCGCTATCAGAGTCGCATCACCCAAGCTCGTGATGGAGGAG GCACCGGAGTCCTACAAGAATGTCACGGACGTGGTCGACACGTGTCACGATGCAGGTATTAGTAAGAAGGCCATCAAGCTCCGCCCCATCGCTGTAATTAAAGGTTGA
- the LOC129431714 gene encoding uncharacterized protein, with protein MNVHMHNSRTPLYRLNGYENPHSEDDLQFLSLEERECILFFENTIGSIEEEIENEGVGIPARNHTPAEVRPRSYTTPTLRDHDIIDLVHSEPSKHTNVTPDFQRPPETHFERKSNREPFINVSAPVSEEGGHQPPPGSVPTPVVIASKIAENQGASSASTSPSFLLQHRRSLELPGSPSAKHGPPTHAKPTHLPDNISVLLGSRENLSHSIAAEAVDVQGRRAQVLANLSGSAHPLEGGEPSCIRNIPTRSVSFQQPTADKSRLEALSKLGLAQRRTQSVMQPSAKDLNNKDNSAARTALRSNSTPPQTFNSVNEPRIPRSVPASNRNTSSASNIAAKVHGMDTTDHSLTNSTADRHDKFGETPALKSAEITHSDFNSFGGKSISLNPTTSLKSEQVPNHNATATSSPKSDAQEIHLNSFGGWSRVMTPSVVHRDDPNRGSSSYSRTPPDTSHMQSPPNSYGARSKTFSQVKEVTSSHHGSRTTDEDPPTRDVTSLHLRPPSQTAAIRPAKQPPSPAQRPPRQSTPLSPTRPKPTPPSPELRRSSISKPSFRTQGVTVQFSGKGATDEARRDALRRLGLLKGSP; from the exons ATGAACGTACACATGCACAACAGTCGGACGCCTCTTTACAGGCTGAATGGCTATGAGAACCCACACTCT GAAGACGATCTACAGTTTCTTAGTCTTGAGGAACGGgagtgtattttgttttttgagaaCACCATTGGCTCTATAGAGGAGGAGATCGAGAACGAAGGAGTGGGAATACCTGCACGTAACCACACACCTGCAGAGGTTCGTCCGCGCTCATACACCACCCCGACCCTGAGAGACCATGACATCATTGATCTGGTGCACAGTGAACCCAGCAAGCATACAAACGTCACGCCAG ATTTCCAAAGGCCTCCAGAGACTCATTTTGAGAGGAAGTCCAATCGTGAGCCCTTCATAAACGTGTCAGCCCCAGTGTCAGAGGAAGGTGGACATCAGCCCCCGCCTGGTTCTGTTCCCACCCCTGTCGTCATCGCCAGTAAGATTGCGGAGAACCAAGGTGCTAGCAGCGCTTCCACATCCCCTTCATTTCTGCTGCAGCACAGGCGCAGTCTCGAGCTTCCGGGGAGCCCTTCGGCCAAACACGGCCCTCCGACTCACGCCAAGCCTACGCATCTCCCAGACAACATCAGCGTTTTGCTCGGCAGCCGGGAAAACCTTTCCCACTCCATCGCTGCGGAAGCCGTCGACGTGCAAGGGCGCAGGGCCCAAGTGCTAGCTAACCTCAGCGGCTCTGCACACCCTCTAGAGGGTGGAGAGCCATCCTGCATCCGTAACATTCCCACGCGAAGCGTGTCTTTCCAACAACCGACAGCGGACAAATCCAGGTTGGAGGCGCTCTCAAAGCTTGGACTAGCACAGAGGCGAACGCAATCGGTCATGCAGCCCTCTGCAAAAGACTTAAACAACAAAGACAACAGCGCCGCTAGGACAGCTCTCAGAAGTAACAGCACGCCGCCACAAACTTTCAATAGTGTGAATGAGCCCAGAATTCCTAGAAGTGTCCCGGCCAGTAACCGCAACACCAGCAGCGCATCTAATATTGCTGCTAAAGTCCACGGCATGGACACCACAGATCATTCCCTGACCAATAGCACCGCCGACAGACACGACAAGTTTGGCGAAACACCGGCACTAAAAAGCGCTGAGATCACACACAGCGATTTCAACAGTTTTGGTGGTAAGAGCATCAGCTTAAACCCTACAACATCTTTAAAGAGCGAGCAAGTCCCAAATCACAACGCCACAGCGACTTCCTCACCTAAATCAGATGCTCAAGAAATCCACCTCAATAGCTTCGGTGGTTGGTCCCGAGTCATGACGCCATCTGTTGTGCACAGAGACGATCCGAACCGTGGATCCAGCAGCTATAGCCGAACACCCCCCGACACAAGCCACATGCAAAGCCCACCAAACAGTTATGGAGCCAGATCCAAGACCTTCTCGCAAGTAAAAGAGGTTACGAGCTCGCACCACGGAAGCAGGACAACAGATGAAGACCCGCCTACAAGAGACGTGACATCTTTACACCTCAGACCACCCTCTCAGACGGCTGCCATCAGGCCCGCCAAACAGCCTCCCTCACCGGCACAGAGACCTCCGCGTCAGTCCACTCCTCTAAGCCCCACCAGGCCGAAACCCACTCCCCCGTCCCCAGAGCTCCGCCGCTCATCTATATCGAAACCATCCTTCCGCACCCAGGGGGTAACAGTCCAGTTTTCTGGGAAAGGAGCCACTGATGAGGCTAGACGGGATGCTCTACGCAGACTTGGGCTGCTCAAAGGGAGCCCTTAA